One region of Deltaproteobacteria bacterium genomic DNA includes:
- the sufB gene encoding Fe-S cluster assembly protein SufB — HEREALAGVAVDAVFDSVSVATTFKDKLAEMGIIFCSFSEAVREHPELVRQYLGSVVPYSDNFFASLNSAVFSDGSFCYVPKGVRCPMELSTYFRINAAQTGQFERTLIVADAGSYVSYLEGCTAPMRDENQLHAAVVELVALEDAQIKYSTVQNWYPGDKDGKGGIYNFVTKRGKCAGRNSKISWTQVETGSAITWKYPSCILQGDDSVGEFYSVAVTNNRQQADTGTKMLHVGRNTRSTIISKGISAGHGQNSYRGLVKVLKGADNARNYSQCDSLLMGSECGAHTFPYLEVKNNSAHIEHEASTSKIGEDQIFYCRQRGIKEEDAVSMIVNGFCREVFRELPMEFAVEAQRLLDVSLEGSVG; from the coding sequence TGCACGAGCGCGAGGCGTTGGCCGGGGTGGCGGTGGACGCCGTGTTCGACAGCGTGTCGGTGGCCACCACCTTCAAGGACAAGCTGGCGGAGATGGGCATCATCTTCTGCTCGTTCTCCGAGGCGGTGCGGGAGCATCCGGAGCTGGTGCGGCAGTACCTGGGCTCGGTGGTGCCCTACAGCGACAACTTCTTCGCATCGCTCAACTCCGCGGTCTTCAGCGACGGGTCGTTCTGCTACGTGCCCAAGGGCGTGCGTTGTCCCATGGAATTGTCCACCTACTTCCGCATCAACGCGGCGCAGACGGGGCAGTTCGAGCGCACCCTCATCGTCGCCGACGCCGGAAGCTACGTGAGCTACCTGGAGGGGTGCACCGCGCCCATGCGCGACGAGAACCAGCTTCACGCCGCGGTGGTGGAGCTGGTGGCGTTGGAGGACGCGCAGATCAAGTACTCGACGGTGCAGAACTGGTACCCGGGCGACAAGGACGGCAAGGGCGGGATCTACAACTTCGTCACCAAGCGCGGCAAGTGTGCCGGGCGGAACTCGAAGATCTCGTGGACCCAGGTGGAAACGGGCTCGGCCATTACCTGGAAGTATCCGAGCTGCATCCTGCAGGGAGACGACTCGGTGGGCGAGTTCTACTCGGTGGCCGTGACCAACAACCGCCAGCAGGCGGACACCGGCACCAAGATGCTCCACGTGGGCCGCAACACCCGCAGCACCATCATCTCCAAGGGCATCTCGGCCGGTCACGGCCAGAACAGCTACCGGGGCCTGGTGAAGGTGCTCAAGGGCGCGGACAACGCGCGCAACTACTCCCAGTGCGACTCCCTGCTCATGGGCAGTGAGTGCGGCGCGCACACGTTCCCGTACCTGGAGGTGAAGAACAACTCGGCGCACATCGAGCACGAGGCCTCCACCTCCAAGATCGGCGAGGACCAGATCTTCTATTGCCGGCAGCGCGGCATCAAGGAAGAGGACGCGGTCTCGATGATCGTCAACGGCTTCTGCCGCGAGGTCTTCCGCGAGCTGCCCATGGAGTTTGCCGTGGAGGCCCAGCGCCTGCTGGACGTGAGCCTCGAGGGCAGCGTCGGCTGA
- the sufC gene encoding Fe-S cluster assembly ATPase SufC, translated as MLEVRNLHARVEGKEILRGIDLTVKAGEVHAIMGPNGSGKSTLAQVLAGRDTYEVTEGEVLYKGEDLLEMAPELRAVEGVFLGFQYPVEIPGLNSLYFLRAAVNAARAHRGEEELDAVDFMALAKEKMKAVEMGEDLLRRPVNAGFSGGEKKRAEIFQMTVLEPTLAILDETDSGLDIDALKVVSQGINLFRGPERAIILVTHYQRLLNYVVPDVVHVIHNGRLVKSGGKELARELEDTGYSWVEETAGRGTGT; from the coding sequence ATGCTTGAAGTACGCAACCTGCATGCGCGCGTGGAGGGGAAGGAGATCCTCCGCGGCATCGACCTGACGGTGAAGGCGGGCGAGGTGCACGCCATCATGGGTCCCAACGGCTCGGGCAAGAGCACCCTGGCCCAGGTGCTGGCAGGGCGGGACACCTACGAGGTCACCGAGGGAGAAGTCCTTTACAAGGGCGAGGACCTGCTGGAGATGGCGCCGGAGCTGCGCGCGGTCGAGGGCGTGTTCCTGGGCTTCCAGTATCCGGTGGAGATTCCGGGCCTCAACAGCCTCTATTTCCTTCGGGCGGCGGTGAACGCGGCGCGCGCCCACCGCGGCGAGGAGGAGCTGGACGCGGTGGACTTCATGGCCCTGGCCAAGGAGAAGATGAAGGCGGTGGAGATGGGCGAGGACCTGCTGCGGCGCCCGGTCAACGCGGGCTTCTCCGGGGGCGAGAAGAAGCGCGCCGAGATCTTCCAGATGACCGTCCTGGAGCCCACCCTGGCGATCCTGGACGAGACCGATTCCGGTCTCGACATCGACGCGCTGAAGGTCGTGTCCCAAGGCATCAACCTGTTCCGCGGCCCGGAACGCGCCATCATCCTGGTGACCCACTACCAGCGGCTGCTCAACTACGTGGTGCCCGACGTGGTCCACGTGATCCACAACGGGCGGCTGGTGAAGTCCGGCGGCAAGGAGCTGGCGCGGGAGTTG